One part of the Desulfonema ishimotonii genome encodes these proteins:
- a CDS encoding LamG-like jellyroll fold domain-containing protein, whose amino-acid sequence MGKKIFILLILLCSLLPVSAYAGSATLHWEANSEADLNGYNIYYGETSRSYGPLVPVGNVTEYTLEGLQPGQTYYFAITAVDTSGNESGFSAEVKKTIAEDPDQGTEPPSGILADMIGGWLMKAGSGAVVSDISGNGHNGVFGHNSSTPDPVWQTDAKYGNIVGLYGYDWNTRLGNYIDLGPLDIQGEAMSVGIMFRLNDIDPKDGQLISKQQNRTEGGHFWSLGRYQDNRLVFNLKSGGTESRLVSPGTDLYQTGQWAFAVATYDGKTMRLYCNGQEAGTMNKTGAVDTDSAVHAFIGVNQASTQLYTTFRGDVAFAFVYERALSAGEISTIYQNGKDALTGTPPPNAPDTVPPTIAITAPTGESAYTTKAAALTLSGSASDNVGVTAVTWNCSTGGSGTATGTTGWSVPDVALKAGENLITVESSDAAGNKASRQLTVTYVIPDTTPPTVAITSPTDENAYTTKAAALTLSGSASDNVGVTAVTWSCSTGEKGTATGTTGWSVPDVALEAGENSITITAADGAGNTATQTLTVTYAAGPDLKPGLIAGWMMTEGSGAVVSDISGNGNMGVFGHNSSTPDPVWQTDTTYGNIVELYGYDWNNRLGNYIDLGALDVQGNAMSVGIMFRLNDIEPKDGQLISKQQKRAEDGHFWSLGRYRDNRLVFTLKSGGTESRLVSPGTGLYQTGQWAFAVATYDGQTMRLYCNGQEAGTMAKTGTVDTDSAIHAFIGVSQNDTQIYTTHRGDVAFAFVYDRALSPEEIGFFYQNGKETLAEK is encoded by the coding sequence ATGGGAAAAAAAATATTTATATTACTTATACTGTTGTGCAGCCTGCTGCCGGTCAGTGCCTATGCAGGCAGTGCGACCCTTCACTGGGAAGCCAACAGTGAAGCCGATCTGAACGGATATAATATCTACTATGGCGAAACCAGCAGAAGTTACGGCCCCCTGGTTCCGGTCGGAAACGTAACCGAATATACCCTGGAAGGGCTTCAGCCGGGGCAGACCTATTATTTTGCCATCACTGCCGTGGACACCTCCGGAAATGAGAGCGGGTTTTCCGCCGAGGTGAAAAAAACCATTGCGGAAGACCCGGACCAGGGGACAGAGCCGCCTTCGGGAATACTGGCGGACATGATCGGGGGCTGGCTGATGAAAGCGGGGAGCGGCGCGGTCGTCTCCGATATCAGCGGCAACGGCCACAACGGGGTTTTCGGCCACAACAGCTCAACCCCCGACCCGGTGTGGCAGACCGATGCGAAATACGGCAACATCGTCGGGCTGTACGGCTATGACTGGAACACCCGCCTGGGGAACTACATCGACCTGGGGCCGCTGGACATTCAGGGAGAGGCCATGTCCGTGGGGATCATGTTCCGCCTGAACGACATCGACCCCAAAGACGGACAACTGATCTCCAAACAGCAAAACCGTACCGAGGGGGGACATTTCTGGTCCCTGGGACGATATCAGGATAACCGTCTGGTTTTCAACCTGAAATCGGGCGGAACCGAGAGCAGGCTGGTCTCCCCCGGCACAGACCTTTACCAGACCGGTCAGTGGGCCTTTGCGGTGGCCACCTATGACGGAAAAACCATGCGCCTCTACTGCAACGGGCAGGAGGCCGGCACGATGAACAAGACCGGCGCGGTGGATACGGATTCAGCCGTTCATGCGTTTATCGGTGTCAATCAGGCCAGCACCCAGCTCTACACCACCTTCCGGGGCGATGTGGCCTTTGCGTTTGTCTATGAACGGGCCCTGTCGGCCGGGGAGATCAGCACGATTTACCAGAACGGCAAAGATGCCCTGACCGGCACCCCCCCGCCCAATGCTCCGGACACGGTTCCCCCGACGATCGCCATTACGGCGCCAACGGGTGAGAGCGCCTATACCACCAAGGCCGCCGCCCTGACCCTGTCCGGCAGCGCATCGGACAATGTCGGCGTGACCGCTGTGACGTGGAACTGCTCCACAGGCGGAAGCGGAACGGCGACGGGCACCACAGGCTGGTCCGTCCCGGATGTGGCGCTGAAAGCGGGGGAAAATCTCATCACGGTTGAATCGTCGGATGCAGCCGGAAACAAGGCCAGCCGCCAGCTGACCGTGACATATGTCATACCGGATACCACCCCGCCCACGGTCGCAATTACCTCGCCGACCGATGAAAACGCCTATACCACCAAAGCCGCCGCCCTGACCCTGTCCGGCAGCGCATCGGACAATGTCGGCGTGACCGCTGTGACGTGGAGCTGTTCTACCGGCGAAAAGGGTACGGCGACGGGCACCACAGGCTGGTCCGTTCCGGATGTGGCGCTGGAAGCGGGGGAAAACAGCATCACCATAACGGCTGCGGACGGGGCCGGAAATACGGCGACGCAGACGCTCACCGTAACATATGCGGCAGGACCGGATCTGAAACCGGGACTGATTGCAGGCTGGATGATGACAGAGGGGAGCGGTGCGGTCGTCTCCGATATCAGCGGCAACGGCAACATGGGGGTTTTCGGCCACAACAGCTCAACCCCCGACCCGGTGTGGCAGACCGATACAACATACGGCAACATCGTCGAACTGTACGGCTATGACTGGAACAACCGTCTGGGAAACTACATCGATCTCGGGGCGCTGGACGTTCAGGGAAATGCCATGTCCGTGGGGATCATGTTCCGCCTGAACGACATCGAACCCAAAGACGGCCAGCTGATCTCCAAGCAGCAGAAGCGCGCCGAAGACGGGCATTTCTGGTCTCTGGGCCGCTACCGGGACAACAGGCTGGTCTTTACCCTAAAATCCGGCGGAACCGAAAGCAGGCTGGTATCTCCCGGAACCGGCCTCTATCAGACCGGCCAGTGGGCCTTTGCGGTGGCCACCTACGACGGACAGACCATGCGCCTTTACTGTAACGGCCAGGAGGCGGGCACAATGGCCAAGACCGGCACGGTGGATACGGATTCAGCCATTCATGCGTTCATCGGGGTCAGTCAGAACGATACGCAGATCTATACAACGCACAGGGGGGATGTGGCCTTTGCGTTTGTCTATGACCGGGCCCTTTCCCCCGAGGAAATCGGTTTCTTTTATCAGAACGGCAAAGAGACGCTGGCAGAAAAATGA
- a CDS encoding fibronectin type III domain-containing protein — translation MFNKIGKILGTISLIIGAIGISTAFAESSLTWSPPDSEVVNGYRLYYGTSPGSHPEKTEVGPSDHCALSDLSLKESTTYYFVVRAYNDTGESTDSNEVAWTSGDATPPMPPQAISVE, via the coding sequence GTGTTTAACAAAATCGGAAAAATCCTGGGAACAATATCTCTGATTATCGGTGCAATCGGCATATCAACGGCTTTTGCGGAATCATCTCTCACATGGTCCCCCCCGGATTCGGAAGTGGTAAACGGATATCGGCTTTATTACGGCACATCACCGGGCAGTCATCCTGAAAAAACAGAAGTCGGGCCATCAGACCACTGTGCCCTGTCTGATCTGTCATTAAAAGAGAGTACCACCTACTATTTTGTGGTCCGGGCATATAACGATACCGGCGAAAGCACAGACTCCAACGAGGTGGCCTGGACATCCGGTGACGCTACGCCCCCGATGCCGCCCCAGGCGATCAGTGTCGAATAA
- a CDS encoding NAD(P)H-hydrate dehydratase yields MKISSVNEMREMDRAAIEQYGIIEEILMENAGLAAFGVIAEQIGAEGKAFLIFCGGGNNGGDGLVVARKIHSDGGKAHIIMLGDPDGFRGAARTNFNIVSRLPVTITRISAADEVRGEFERCDAVVDAIFGTGLVRDVGGKYREIIEMINAARKPVISLDIPSGVHGDTGNVMGVSVRADHTITFGLPKIGNLLYPGYALGGTLHVTHISFPPSLYRSDALHMAVSVPPALPPRNPDGHKGSFGDVLFIAGAAGYYGAPCFAALSFMKAGGGYARLAAPASVTPFIAAKGSELVFIPQKETPSGSIALENRDVLTEISRDMDMVVIGPGISLDRESQELVREMARRADVPLLADGDGITALCGDHTEILRQRKAPTVLTPHMGEMARITGLSVAEISADKVGVLRRTAADLNAVIVLKGAHTLIGLPDQRVFLNMSGNSGMATAGSGDVLTGTIAAMFGLGLPLADAVRKGVFIHGLSGDLAAREKGEDGITARDITEFLPDAMKADREGIDSGLRARYTIDVIA; encoded by the coding sequence ATGAAGATCAGCAGCGTGAATGAGATGAGGGAGATGGACCGGGCAGCCATTGAACAATACGGTATTATTGAGGAAATCCTGATGGAAAATGCGGGGCTGGCGGCGTTTGGTGTCATTGCGGAACAGATCGGCGCTGAGGGAAAGGCGTTTCTGATTTTCTGCGGCGGTGGCAACAACGGCGGTGACGGCCTGGTGGTGGCCCGGAAGATTCACTCAGACGGCGGAAAAGCGCACATCATCATGCTGGGCGATCCTGACGGATTCAGGGGCGCAGCCCGGACCAATTTCAATATCGTCTCCCGGCTGCCGGTGACGATTACCCGGATCAGCGCCGCAGATGAGGTCAGAGGTGAATTTGAACGCTGCGATGCCGTCGTCGATGCGATCTTCGGCACGGGGCTGGTCCGGGATGTGGGGGGCAAATACCGGGAGATTATCGAGATGATCAACGCCGCCCGGAAGCCGGTGATCAGCCTCGATATCCCGTCGGGGGTTCACGGCGACACCGGCAACGTGATGGGCGTGTCTGTCCGGGCGGATCACACCATCACCTTCGGTCTGCCCAAGATCGGCAATCTGCTTTATCCCGGATATGCGCTGGGGGGCACGCTCCATGTGACCCACATCTCGTTTCCGCCGTCACTGTACCGGTCAGATGCCCTGCACATGGCGGTCAGCGTACCGCCGGCGCTGCCCCCCCGGAACCCGGACGGACACAAGGGGAGTTTCGGCGATGTTTTGTTCATCGCGGGGGCCGCAGGATATTACGGCGCGCCCTGTTTCGCGGCCCTCTCTTTTATGAAGGCCGGCGGGGGATACGCGCGGCTGGCAGCGCCGGCATCCGTGACGCCGTTTATCGCGGCCAAAGGCAGCGAGCTCGTCTTTATTCCCCAGAAAGAGACACCGTCGGGCAGTATCGCCCTTGAAAACAGGGATGTCCTGACGGAGATTAGCCGGGATATGGATATGGTCGTTATCGGTCCGGGGATCTCCCTGGACCGGGAGAGTCAGGAGCTGGTCCGCGAGATGGCCCGGCGTGCGGACGTGCCTCTGCTGGCAGACGGCGACGGCATTACCGCCCTTTGCGGTGATCATACGGAGATTCTCCGGCAGCGAAAGGCCCCCACGGTTCTCACCCCGCATATGGGAGAAATGGCCCGTATCACAGGTCTGTCCGTTGCGGAGATCAGCGCGGATAAAGTCGGCGTGCTGCGGCGGACCGCAGCGGACCTGAATGCCGTGATCGTTCTGAAAGGCGCACACACGCTTATCGGATTGCCGGATCAGCGGGTTTTCCTGAATATGAGCGGAAATTCCGGTATGGCAACGGCCGGTTCCGGTGATGTGCTGACCGGAACCATCGCGGCCATGTTCGGTCTGGGGCTGCCCCTGGCGGATGCTGTCAGAAAAGGCGTTTTCATTCACGGGCTGTCCGGCGATCTGGCTGCGCGGGAGAAAGGCGAGGACGGCATCACGGCCCGGGACATTACAGAATTTCTTCCGGATGCCATGAAGGCGGACCGGGAGGGGATCGACAGCGGACTCCGTGCCCGATACACCATTGATGTCATCGCGTAA
- a CDS encoding bifunctional sulfate adenylyltransferase/adenylylsulfate kinase gives MTNAQITPHGDELTDLLADRDRAELLKEIAGSLPDIPLNDRQMCDLELLATGAFSPLRGFMVQSDYESVLDRMRLQDGTLWPLPVCMDIPELSAKNLEAGQSVALRDPEGFLLAVMHIEDMWPVERRKEARQVFGTEDAAHPGVDYLLKQVGDYYIGGPLEVVHLPLHYDYQQLRMSPAEIRGIYRKLGWERVVGFHTRTPIHRPLFELTRRAMREAGANLLILPTAGITHPGDFDHYTRIRCYREVVRRYPPDTHILNLLPLANRLAGPREALLHMIIGKNYGCTHFIIGHNHASPDMDGAAQFYRADEAQEVAEAFGGEIGVEVMAFKEMLYLPFEDEYRFADQVPEGTQTISFSGLDIWNRIRSGRRIPEWATFPEVVRTLRRSWPPPRKQGLTVFFTGLSGAGKSTLAKILYSRFLELGDRPVTLLDGDIVRQNLSRELSFSREHRDINVLRIGFVASEITKNRGIAICAPIAPYEATRAEVRSRIEAYGGFVEVHVATPLEECEKRDRKGMYAKARAGLIKGFTGIDDPYEVPQSPELRIDTTDLTPTEAVKNVLLFLGEKGYI, from the coding sequence ATGACAAACGCTCAGATCACCCCCCACGGTGATGAACTGACCGATCTGCTTGCGGACAGGGATCGCGCAGAATTGCTCAAAGAGATTGCCGGCAGCCTGCCGGATATCCCGCTGAACGACCGCCAGATGTGCGACCTGGAGCTTCTGGCCACCGGCGCATTTTCCCCGCTCAGGGGATTTATGGTGCAGTCCGACTATGAGTCGGTTCTGGACCGGATGCGGCTTCAGGACGGAACCCTGTGGCCGCTCCCTGTCTGCATGGACATCCCCGAACTGTCTGCAAAAAATCTTGAAGCCGGACAGTCGGTGGCCCTCAGAGACCCGGAAGGATTCCTGCTGGCGGTTATGCACATCGAAGACATGTGGCCGGTGGAACGCCGGAAAGAGGCCCGTCAGGTGTTCGGCACCGAGGATGCGGCCCATCCGGGCGTTGATTATCTGCTGAAGCAGGTCGGGGACTATTATATCGGCGGCCCACTGGAGGTGGTTCACCTGCCGCTCCACTACGATTACCAGCAGTTGCGCATGTCGCCTGCCGAAATCCGGGGCATTTACCGGAAGCTGGGCTGGGAACGGGTGGTGGGATTTCACACCCGGACCCCCATTCACCGCCCCCTGTTTGAGCTGACGCGCCGCGCCATGCGGGAGGCCGGGGCCAATCTCCTGATTTTGCCCACGGCCGGCATTACCCATCCGGGGGATTTTGATCACTATACCCGCATCCGGTGTTACCGGGAGGTGGTCCGGCGCTATCCGCCCGACACCCATATCCTGAACCTGCTGCCACTGGCCAACCGGCTTGCCGGTCCGCGGGAGGCCCTGCTCCACATGATCATCGGTAAAAACTACGGTTGTACCCATTTCATCATCGGCCACAACCACGCCTCTCCCGATATGGACGGTGCGGCCCAGTTTTACCGGGCGGATGAGGCCCAGGAGGTTGCCGAAGCCTTTGGCGGGGAGATCGGCGTGGAGGTGATGGCGTTTAAAGAGATGCTCTACCTGCCCTTTGAGGACGAGTACCGGTTTGCCGACCAGGTTCCGGAGGGAACCCAGACCATCTCTTTTTCCGGGCTGGATATCTGGAACCGCATCCGGTCGGGACGGCGCATCCCGGAATGGGCCACCTTCCCGGAGGTGGTGCGGACCCTGCGCCGTTCCTGGCCGCCGCCGCGCAAACAGGGGCTGACCGTCTTTTTCACCGGCCTGTCCGGGGCCGGAAAATCGACCCTTGCAAAGATATTGTACTCCCGTTTCCTGGAGCTGGGGGACCGGCCCGTCACGCTGCTGGACGGCGATATCGTCCGTCAGAATTTGTCGAGGGAACTCAGTTTTTCCAGGGAACACCGGGATATCAACGTCCTCCGCATCGGGTTTGTGGCGAGCGAAATCACGAAAAACCGGGGCATTGCCATCTGCGCCCCCATTGCCCCCTATGAGGCCACACGGGCGGAAGTCCGCTCCCGGATCGAGGCCTACGGCGGGTTTGTGGAGGTCCATGTGGCCACGCCTCTGGAAGAATGCGAAAAGCGGGACCGCAAGGGGATGTACGCCAAGGCCCGCGCCGGGCTGATCAAAGGGTTTACCGGCATTGATGATCCCTACGAAGTGCCGCAGTCACCGGAGCTGCGCATCGACACCACCGATCTGACGCCCACCGAGGCCGTGAAAAATGTCCTGCTGTTTCTCGGAGAAAAGGGCTATATCTGA
- a CDS encoding mannose-1-phosphate guanylyltransferase/mannose-6-phosphate isomerase, protein MIYPVILAGGSGTRLWPLSRELYPKQLIELVDENTMLQDTVLRLRDFEGMADPIVICNENHRFMVAEQLRNIGADSGSIILEPVGRNTAPAVAVAALRAKSDGDDPVLLVLPADHYIRDVPVFHEALATGLHFARQDRLITFGIVPDAPETGYGYIRKGVPLSPPGESETSEAVAIDQFVEKPDPETAESYLRSGNYCWNSGMFMFRASAVLAEMTRHVPDMVSACGAALEHGQEDLDFFRLDRAAFESCPADSIDYAIMEKTDRGAMIPFQAGWNDLGSWEALWQVGEKDAHENVVQGDVLLHDVSHSFLHASTRLVAAVGLENHIVVETADAVLISPRDKVQDVKSLVNKLKAARREETISHKTTYSPWGSSETLVASERFLVKRVTVKPGATLSLQKHFNRAEHWIVLRGTALVTKGEEEVLLEEDRSTYIAPGVAHRLVNPGKIPLEFIEVRSGSYLGEDDIVRLEHVYRE, encoded by the coding sequence ATGATCTATCCGGTTATTCTTGCCGGGGGTTCCGGCACCCGGCTCTGGCCGTTGTCCCGCGAACTTTACCCCAAACAACTGATTGAACTGGTTGATGAGAACACCATGCTTCAGGATACGGTCCTGCGCCTGCGGGACTTTGAGGGCATGGCCGATCCCATTGTCATCTGCAATGAAAACCATCGGTTCATGGTGGCGGAGCAGCTTCGCAACATCGGTGCGGATTCCGGGAGCATCATCCTGGAACCGGTGGGGCGGAACACGGCTCCGGCGGTGGCCGTTGCAGCCCTCCGGGCAAAGTCTGACGGTGATGATCCGGTGCTGCTGGTGCTGCCGGCCGACCACTACATCCGGGATGTGCCCGTGTTTCACGAAGCCCTTGCCACGGGACTGCATTTTGCCCGGCAGGATCGCCTCATTACCTTCGGCATTGTGCCGGACGCACCGGAAACCGGGTATGGCTATATCCGAAAGGGTGTGCCGCTCTCCCCGCCGGGTGAGTCGGAAACTTCCGAGGCTGTCGCCATTGACCAGTTTGTGGAGAAACCGGACCCGGAGACGGCGGAATCCTATCTCCGGTCGGGGAATTACTGCTGGAACAGCGGCATGTTCATGTTCAGGGCCTCTGCGGTGCTGGCTGAGATGACGCGGCATGTGCCGGACATGGTGAGCGCCTGCGGGGCGGCCCTTGAACACGGGCAGGAAGACCTTGATTTCTTCCGGCTGGACCGTGCGGCCTTTGAGTCCTGTCCTGCCGACTCCATCGACTACGCCATCATGGAAAAGACAGACCGGGGCGCGATGATCCCGTTTCAGGCCGGGTGGAACGATCTCGGCTCGTGGGAGGCGCTCTGGCAGGTTGGGGAAAAGGATGCGCATGAGAATGTGGTGCAGGGCGATGTGCTGCTCCACGATGTGAGCCACTCCTTCCTGCACGCCAGCACGCGGCTGGTGGCTGCCGTGGGGCTGGAAAACCATATTGTGGTGGAAACGGCTGACGCGGTGCTGATTTCCCCGAGAGACAAGGTGCAGGATGTGAAAAGTCTGGTGAACAAGCTCAAAGCCGCCCGGCGGGAGGAGACGATTTCCCACAAGACGACCTACAGTCCCTGGGGATCGTCCGAGACCCTGGTGGCGTCCGAGCGGTTTCTGGTGAAGCGGGTGACGGTGAAGCCGGGCGCGACGCTCTCCCTGCAAAAGCATTTCAACCGGGCCGAACACTGGATTGTGCTGCGGGGAACGGCCCTTGTCACCAAAGGGGAGGAAGAGGTGCTGCTGGAGGAAGACCGCTCGACCTATATCGCGCCGGGCGTGGCCCACCGGCTGGTGAACCCCGGCAAAATTCCGCTGGAGTTCATCGAGGTGCGCTCCGGCAGCTATCTGGGAGAGGACGATATCGTCCGGTTGGAGCATGTGTACCGGGAGTGA
- a CDS encoding type ISP restriction/modification enzyme — MMTLQEYMDRIGNRFRNGFSKEHAYRGDLENLLRALAPDADITNEPANVTDCGNPDYVITRGRIPVGYIEAKDIGKDLKSAQYREQFGRYRKALDNLMITDYLWFRFFQHDKLVHEIRIGEVRDGKIVALPENFDLFTRLIAEFCTFAGQTIRSAPRLAELMAGKARLLQNILERAVTSDEQTEENTSLQGQLKAFRDVLIHDISPRDFADIYAQTLAYGMFAARLHDTTSADFSRQAAAELIPKSNPFLRKLFQYIAGYDIDGRIRTTVDNLADVFRAADVGAIVQNFGQTTRQHDPVIHFYETFLAKYDPKLRKSRGVWYTPEPVVSFIVRAVDDILKSEFGLTNGLADTSKTQITVREQGTGKNLKKEVHRVQILDPATGTGTFLAEVVKHIYKTQFRAMQGAWSGYVENELIPRLKGFELLMASYAMAHLKLEMLLNETGYKPETAQRLHVYLTNSLEEHHPDTGTLFAQWLSTEANEANHLKRDTPVMVVMGNPPYSGHSANKGEWIERLLKDYKQEPGGGKLQERNSKWLNDDYVKFIRYGQYFVEKNGEGVLAYINNHGFLDNPTFRGMRWHLLSTFDKIYIIDLHGNAKKKEVCPDGSPDKNVFDIQQGVSVNIFVKTGKKRKNALGRVFHYDLYGDRESKYDFLWKNSIGSVKFSELRNGKPLYFFVQKDFETEKVYKKGVSVAELFPVNSVGIVTARDAFTIHDTPQEVEALINDFVNLEDEEARKKYNLGKDVRDWKVRFAKKDLILSGLKFSSITQISYRPFDTRHTYYTGKSKGFHCMPRGEVMQHFINDENTGLMLCKQFKAFEEYHHSFVTQKIFESSLVSNKTSEISYGFPLYLYPSANGQKTFDDDQTRKPNLNMKMVRQIEKKLGLRFTPEKETAENTFAPIDLLDYIYAVLHSPTYRQKYREFLKIDFPRVPYPRNPDAFRQLAAFGAELRQIHLLESPQVENLITTYPEDGDNRITRKIVKKDWELCDEKNSIGRIRINDRQYFDNIPLAAWEFYIGGYQPAQKWLKDRSPANRNLKQGRVLSFDDILHYTPRTLVFHGMKNA, encoded by the coding sequence ATGATGACACTTCAGGAGTATATGGATCGGATCGGAAACCGGTTTCGGAACGGATTTTCAAAAGAACATGCGTATCGTGGCGACCTGGAGAATCTGCTCCGGGCGCTGGCCCCGGACGCGGATATCACCAACGAACCCGCCAATGTCACCGACTGCGGCAACCCGGATTATGTGATCACACGGGGCAGAATTCCGGTTGGCTACATTGAGGCCAAGGATATCGGCAAGGATCTGAAGTCCGCGCAGTACCGGGAGCAGTTTGGGCGTTACCGCAAGGCGCTGGATAACCTGATGATCACTGATTATCTCTGGTTCCGCTTTTTTCAGCATGACAAACTGGTCCATGAAATCCGCATCGGCGAGGTCCGGGACGGGAAAATCGTTGCGTTGCCGGAAAATTTTGATCTGTTCACCCGCCTGATTGCGGAATTCTGCACGTTTGCGGGGCAGACCATCAGATCGGCCCCGCGGCTGGCCGAGCTGATGGCCGGCAAGGCGCGGCTGCTCCAGAATATTCTGGAGCGCGCCGTGACATCCGATGAGCAGACCGAGGAGAACACATCGCTGCAAGGTCAGCTCAAAGCGTTCCGGGATGTGCTGATCCACGATATTTCCCCCCGGGATTTTGCCGACATTTATGCGCAGACCCTGGCCTACGGCATGTTCGCGGCCCGGCTTCATGACACCACGTCTGCGGATTTTTCCCGGCAGGCGGCAGCAGAGCTGATTCCCAAATCCAACCCGTTTTTGCGGAAATTGTTTCAGTACATTGCCGGGTACGATATTGACGGGCGCATCCGAACCACGGTGGACAACCTGGCGGATGTGTTCCGGGCGGCGGATGTGGGGGCGATTGTGCAGAATTTCGGGCAGACCACCCGGCAGCATGATCCGGTGATCCATTTTTATGAGACTTTTCTGGCGAAATATGACCCGAAGCTCCGCAAGAGCCGGGGCGTCTGGTATACGCCCGAACCGGTGGTCAGCTTTATCGTGCGGGCCGTGGATGATATTCTCAAATCCGAGTTCGGGCTGACAAATGGGTTGGCCGATACGAGCAAAACACAGATTACGGTTCGGGAGCAGGGGACGGGCAAAAACCTGAAAAAAGAGGTCCACCGGGTGCAGATTCTTGATCCGGCCACGGGAACGGGCACGTTTCTGGCCGAAGTGGTCAAACATATTTACAAGACGCAGTTCAGGGCCATGCAGGGGGCGTGGAGCGGTTATGTGGAAAATGAGCTGATCCCGCGCCTGAAGGGGTTTGAGCTGCTGATGGCGTCGTATGCGATGGCGCATCTCAAGCTGGAAATGCTGCTGAATGAGACCGGGTACAAGCCGGAAACGGCGCAGCGGCTCCACGTTTATCTGACCAATTCGCTGGAAGAGCATCACCCGGACACGGGCACGCTTTTCGCGCAGTGGCTTTCTACGGAGGCCAATGAAGCCAATCATCTGAAGCGGGACACGCCTGTGATGGTGGTGATGGGAAATCCGCCGTACAGCGGCCATTCCGCCAACAAAGGCGAGTGGATAGAGCGTTTGCTGAAGGATTACAAGCAGGAGCCGGGCGGCGGAAAATTGCAGGAAAGGAACTCCAAATGGCTCAATGACGATTATGTGAAGTTCATCCGCTACGGACAGTATTTTGTTGAAAAAAACGGCGAAGGCGTTCTGGCGTACATCAACAATCACGGTTTTCTGGACAATCCCACCTTCCGGGGGATGCGCTGGCATCTGCTTTCGACGTTTGACAAAATTTACATCATTGATCTGCATGGAAATGCCAAGAAAAAAGAGGTGTGCCCGGATGGTTCGCCGGATAAGAATGTGTTTGATATTCAGCAGGGCGTGTCCGTCAATATTTTTGTGAAGACCGGGAAAAAGCGGAAAAACGCCCTCGGCAGGGTGTTTCATTATGATCTGTACGGCGACCGGGAATCGAAATATGATTTTCTGTGGAAAAACAGCATCGGCAGTGTGAAATTTTCAGAGTTGCGGAACGGGAAGCCGCTTTATTTTTTTGTTCAAAAGGACTTTGAGACGGAGAAAGTTTATAAAAAAGGGGTTTCCGTAGCGGAGCTGTTTCCGGTAAATTCAGTGGGAATTGTGACCGCAAGAGATGCGTTTACAATTCACGATACTCCGCAAGAAGTCGAAGCGCTTATTAATGATTTTGTAAATCTGGAGGATGAAGAAGCGAGAAAAAAATACAATCTGGGGAAGGATGTCCGGGACTGGAAAGTACGTTTCGCAAAAAAAGATTTGATTTTAAGTGGATTGAAATTTTCCAGCATCACACAAATATCCTATCGTCCCTTTGATACTCGACATACATATTATACTGGAAAATCAAAAGGGTTTCATTGTATGCCGCGTGGAGAAGTTATGCAGCACTTCATTAATGATGAAAATACTGGATTAATGCTATGCAAGCAATTCAAGGCATTTGAAGAATATCACCACAGCTTTGTTACACAAAAAATATTTGAATCTTCTTTGGTTTCAAATAAGACAAGCGAAATCAGCTATGGTTTCCCCCTCTACCTTTACCCCTCAGCCAATGGCCAGAAAACCTTTGACGACGACCAGACCCGCAAGCCCAACCTGAACATGAAAATGGTCCGGCAAATTGAAAAAAAGCTCGGCCTGCGCTTCACCCCGGAAAAGGAAACTGCGGAAAACACATTCGCGCCCATTGACCTGCTCGACTACATCTACGCCGTGCTGCACTCGCCCACATATCGTCAAAAATACAGGGAATTCCTGAAAATCGACTTCCCCCGCGTGCCGTACCCCCGAAACCCGGACGCCTTCCGGCAACTGGCCGCTTTCGGGGCCGAACTGCGTCAGATTCATCTGCTGGAAAGCCCGCAGGTGGAAAACCTCATCACCACCTATCCCGAAGACGGCGACAACCGCATCACCCGGAAAATCGTCAAAAAAGACTGGGAACTCTGCGACGAAAAAAATAGCATCGGCCGCATCCGCATCAACGACCGGCAGTATTTCGACAACATCCCGCTCGCCGCATGGGAATTTTACATCGGCGGATACCAGCCCGCCCAGAAATGGCTCAAAGACCGCAGCCCGGCCAATCGCAACCTGAAACAGGGGCGGGTGCTCTCCTTTGACGACATCCTGCACTATACTCCTCGGACTTTGGTTTTTCATGGCATGAAAAATGCTTAA